A region of Limisphaera ngatamarikiensis DNA encodes the following proteins:
- a CDS encoding Ig domain-containing protein: MWRFCKRLVLTILAAGWAAAAHAFSLLGPVNEAWQVPDIGYNLVNRDIGAPKNLGEEYRWNLPVVYYAFDASFLDYFGSNGVRAIEQAIAHFNALSNVSSYSADLSEFPLDVVRYNYRAQALSLIDLKSVAMRLIIEELGLAEPVRWTWCLRDRYGPNCPEAMTYHVIRRNFDPVSFEPTAYVNGVLYSYRIIEFCSGVQPLADAYEYLVDPLAQGNLPVAETLWVDYGAFLTSLSRDDVGGLRYLWRSNNVNWEAITQDSILFYTNPTPQMLISSNLNLLLAAAWTNDAVALQTLYPGLVILETEPVFTTEVTTNIIAYYTNSPWAPAPWQTLVLATNYVTNYVVRYRHTFGNVVTNQYHPYTLATVVTTNIGPCTNTWGFPGGVCTNITTNHVVLNVPSGDFYLLPTNALCGYVVLSNLPPILQVLTNDIALATNQVGQQFSQQVYTYFTNHAMVILPVSCETNVPMNRQGIEKMQFVRADYDSLLGRFFQPITNYYTLNAVTNGRVVKQHLQRIVTTPDFLFTGRDVNNFLGLRTFTAGVFIDTNAVPGLAGPGHIEPNITIEFNKVGPMNINFYTPFLPFSGLDEYWSITNFVWGSFDGSTNPPVVYPSGTSLRDLEAMVLTSLNIQPLALPYGVVGQFYQVTFTIGGGQPPYQFSLAPGSPGLPPGLELSPGGVLLGTPRTPGVYDFVLQVEDAQGRRRQQSYTLTIRL; the protein is encoded by the coding sequence ATGTGGCGTTTTTGCAAACGACTGGTCCTGACGATCCTGGCGGCCGGGTGGGCGGCCGCCGCCCACGCCTTCAGCCTGCTCGGCCCGGTCAACGAAGCCTGGCAGGTGCCGGACATTGGCTATAACCTGGTCAACAGGGATATCGGTGCGCCCAAGAACCTCGGTGAAGAGTACCGGTGGAACCTGCCCGTTGTGTATTACGCCTTCGACGCATCGTTCCTGGATTACTTCGGCTCCAACGGCGTCCGGGCGATCGAACAGGCCATCGCGCATTTCAATGCCCTGAGCAACGTTTCAAGCTACTCGGCCGATTTGTCGGAGTTCCCGCTAGATGTGGTGCGTTACAATTACCGGGCCCAGGCCCTGAGTTTGATCGACCTGAAGAGCGTCGCCATGCGATTGATCATCGAAGAACTGGGTCTGGCGGAACCGGTGCGATGGACATGGTGTTTGCGGGACCGCTATGGCCCCAACTGCCCTGAGGCCATGACCTACCACGTGATTCGACGCAACTTCGATCCGGTGTCCTTCGAACCCACCGCCTACGTGAACGGAGTGCTTTATTCATACCGAATCATTGAGTTCTGCAGTGGGGTGCAGCCACTGGCGGATGCCTACGAGTATTTGGTGGATCCTTTGGCGCAGGGCAATCTCCCCGTAGCCGAGACACTTTGGGTCGACTACGGCGCGTTTCTGACATCCCTGAGTCGGGACGACGTGGGCGGTCTGCGATACCTCTGGCGCAGCAACAATGTCAACTGGGAAGCTATCACGCAGGACAGCATCCTGTTTTACACCAATCCCACCCCGCAAATGCTGATCAGCTCGAATCTGAACCTCCTTCTGGCCGCTGCCTGGACCAACGATGCGGTCGCCCTGCAGACCCTCTACCCCGGGCTCGTCATTCTCGAAACCGAGCCGGTCTTCACCACCGAGGTGACCACCAACATCATTGCCTACTACACCAACTCCCCGTGGGCACCCGCTCCGTGGCAGACTCTCGTCCTCGCGACAAACTACGTGACGAATTACGTGGTCCGATACCGCCACACCTTTGGGAACGTGGTCACCAATCAGTACCACCCCTATACCCTGGCCACCGTGGTCACCACCAACATCGGGCCTTGCACAAACACCTGGGGATTCCCGGGCGGCGTCTGCACGAATATCACCACCAACCATGTGGTATTGAATGTACCTTCCGGCGACTTTTACCTCCTGCCCACCAACGCCCTGTGCGGCTACGTGGTCCTCTCCAATCTGCCGCCCATTCTCCAGGTGCTCACCAACGACATCGCGCTTGCCACCAACCAGGTCGGCCAGCAGTTCTCCCAGCAGGTCTACACCTACTTCACCAATCACGCGATGGTGATCCTGCCGGTCAGTTGCGAGACCAACGTGCCCATGAACCGCCAGGGCATCGAAAAAATGCAGTTCGTAAGGGCCGACTACGACTCGCTGCTGGGGCGGTTTTTCCAGCCCATCACAAACTATTACACCCTCAACGCGGTCACCAACGGAAGGGTGGTGAAACAGCACTTGCAGCGGATTGTCACCACACCGGATTTCCTGTTCACAGGCCGGGACGTGAATAATTTTCTTGGGCTCCGGACCTTTACGGCGGGCGTTTTTATCGATACGAATGCGGTTCCCGGTCTGGCCGGCCCGGGGCACATCGAGCCCAACATCACCATTGAGTTCAACAAGGTGGGCCCCATGAACATCAACTTCTACACACCCTTCCTTCCCTTCTCAGGTTTGGACGAGTACTGGTCCATTACGAACTTCGTCTGGGGCAGCTTCGACGGCAGTACGAATCCGCCCGTCGTTTACCCCAGCGGCACCAGTCTGCGCGATCTGGAGGCGATGGTCCTGACCTCCCTCAACATCCAGCCGCTGGCGTTGCCCTACGGAGTGGTCGGGCAGTTTTACCAGGTCACCTTCACCATCGGCGGTGGACAACCGCCCTACCAGTTCTCGCTCGCACCGGGCTCCCCCGGGCTGCCTCCGGGACTGGAGCTTTCGCCGGGTGGCGTCCTTTTGGGAACCCCGCGGACGCCCGGAGTCTATGATTTCGTACTGCAGGTCGAAGACGCCCAAGGCCGGCGCCGCCAGCAGTCCTACACGTTGACCATTCGCCTATGA
- a CDS encoding fibronectin type III domain-containing protein codes for MDVRITQRHRIRSLLGLALLSLWVAAQGDVTFQGGEYALTDPLPGDQVHPALALGPLGGYIAWQDEFTDGQGQGISARRLDGSFSGTLSAFRVNVTGEGDQIRPAVTALTNGGAVFAWLTGPANRRQVAARFLGSDGLWITGEVPVNTHTNSGKEAPAVARLNDGSVVFVWGSWNQESGDRPMQGVYGRRFSPSGQPMSGEFQVNLTTPYNQRTPAVAGLDNGRFVVVWVSEQQRFENSVDIYARLFRADGVPVSGEILVNTDTNVCANPQVAPLPGGGFYVVWGQKDTVVLQNSWDIWGRAFDAGGNGGAVRRLNTHTFGDQFAPRIALSGQSLLVVWTSLEQDGSREGVFGRVLDISGLPLGGELAVNTTTLSQQIHPVVAGDGAGRFLVVWSSFTGIDNGFDLRAQRLAAAAQPLQPLDPPVVSVLSSNALSVSWPTVAGLPVAAYELYMNDARPPAPTLVTSQNVVTVSNLLHSTTYTFRVAYVLTNGQRSPLSEPASNTTYGVWVYGGVPSEWMAAWFGADLSRWPRPQDDTDGDGATNLEEFLAGTNPLDPASVLKVNLLRTPTGLYVEWNTQPGLVYQLQASGGLTGWTNVGEPRFARGTRESVRVTGGDAAFYRVIRIR; via the coding sequence ATGGACGTTCGCATCACCCAACGGCACCGCATCCGAAGCCTGCTGGGGCTGGCGTTGCTCTCCCTGTGGGTCGCAGCCCAGGGCGACGTCACCTTTCAGGGCGGCGAATACGCACTGACCGATCCCCTGCCCGGTGATCAGGTCCATCCGGCCTTGGCCCTCGGCCCCCTGGGCGGTTACATCGCATGGCAGGACGAATTTACCGACGGACAGGGCCAGGGCATCAGCGCCCGCCGTCTGGACGGCAGCTTCTCCGGCACACTCAGCGCCTTCCGCGTCAATGTCACGGGCGAGGGCGACCAGATCCGACCCGCGGTAACGGCACTGACCAATGGCGGGGCGGTGTTCGCTTGGTTGACCGGCCCGGCCAACCGTCGCCAGGTCGCCGCCCGGTTCCTCGGTTCCGACGGTCTCTGGATTACCGGCGAAGTCCCCGTCAACACCCACACCAACTCCGGCAAGGAAGCCCCGGCAGTGGCCCGCCTTAACGACGGCTCGGTCGTCTTCGTGTGGGGCAGCTGGAACCAGGAAAGCGGCGACCGCCCCATGCAGGGCGTCTACGGGCGCCGATTCAGCCCCTCGGGCCAACCCATGTCGGGTGAGTTTCAGGTGAATCTGACGACGCCCTATAACCAGCGGACCCCCGCCGTGGCCGGCCTTGACAATGGCCGGTTCGTGGTCGTCTGGGTCAGTGAACAACAACGCTTCGAAAACAGCGTGGACATCTACGCCCGATTGTTCCGCGCCGACGGCGTGCCGGTCTCCGGTGAGATCCTGGTCAACACAGACACCAACGTTTGCGCCAATCCGCAGGTCGCGCCCCTCCCGGGAGGCGGGTTCTACGTTGTCTGGGGGCAGAAGGACACCGTCGTCCTCCAGAACAGTTGGGACATTTGGGGTCGTGCCTTCGACGCCGGCGGCAACGGCGGCGCCGTGCGCCGGCTGAATACCCATACCTTCGGCGACCAGTTCGCCCCCCGAATTGCCCTCTCGGGTCAGAGCCTCCTGGTGGTCTGGACCAGCCTCGAACAGGACGGCTCGCGGGAGGGTGTCTTTGGCCGGGTGCTGGACATCAGCGGCCTGCCCCTGGGCGGTGAATTGGCCGTCAACACCACCACCTTGAGCCAGCAGATTCACCCCGTCGTGGCCGGGGACGGAGCCGGACGGTTTCTGGTCGTCTGGAGCAGCTTTACCGGCATTGACAACGGTTTTGACCTCCGTGCCCAACGGCTGGCAGCAGCTGCGCAACCCTTGCAACCGCTGGATCCGCCCGTGGTCAGCGTCCTCAGCTCCAACGCACTCTCGGTCAGTTGGCCCACCGTGGCCGGCCTGCCCGTGGCCGCCTATGAACTCTACATGAACGACGCCCGGCCGCCCGCGCCCACGCTGGTCACCTCCCAAAACGTGGTCACCGTATCCAACTTGTTGCACAGCACCACCTACACCTTCCGCGTGGCCTACGTCCTGACCAACGGACAGCGTTCCCCGTTGTCAGAGCCCGCCAGCAACACCACGTACGGCGTGTGGGTCTACGGCGGGGTGCCATCCGAGTGGATGGCCGCATGGTTCGGTGCCGACCTGAGCCGCTGGCCGCGACCCCAGGACGATACCGACGGCGACGGCGCCACCAACCTGGAGGAATTCCTCGCCGGAACCAACCCGCTCGACCCGGCCAGTGTCCTGAAGGTCAACCTGCTCCGCACCCCCACGGGCCTGTACGTGGAATGGAATACGCAACCTGGCCTGGTCTATCAGTTGCAAGCCTCGGGCGGACTGACCGGCTGGACCAACGTCGGTGAACCGCGCTTTGCCCGTGGCACCCGTGAAAGCGTCCGGGTCACGGGCGGGGACGCCGCCTTTTACCGAGTGATTCGCATCCGCTGA
- a CDS encoding Amuc_1100 family pilus-like protein, protein MDWVKRNLLFVISSAVALVLLGLSVFYLWSSLQKKNEVFERLTAQYAELNRLYNLDPNPGNERVNNIQAARDQQAQLRKYLQKASKYFVVPPPIPQVSGTNRVTAEMFTPELWRTLDQLRRAAASTGVQLPPDYSFSFEAQKNLMRFAPGSLDRLAVQLGEIKAICDILFAAKINSLDNIRRERISTDDYKGPPSDYHDQKSVTNELAVLTPYQVTIRCFSPELAAVLNGFHSSPYCILVKAMDVEPATLGILPGPTEPGLEDYYRRRYGLPPTGGLPEAEIPPTAPAFPRYAPPGGGSDPATVYAQRYGIRPGGGPAVNRYAPELGGGQPGRGGIPYRPLTPGAPGAQPGYMPPAYPPPGYAAPGFGMPGAPGAAGTPGATRGGLQTVLDEKPLRVTLLLHVVKLLPEENRR, encoded by the coding sequence ATGGATTGGGTCAAACGAAATCTCCTGTTCGTGATCAGCAGTGCCGTGGCCCTGGTGCTGCTGGGATTGTCCGTCTTTTATCTCTGGTCCAGTTTGCAGAAGAAAAACGAGGTATTCGAGCGGTTGACCGCCCAGTACGCGGAACTGAATCGCCTTTACAACCTCGATCCCAACCCCGGCAACGAACGCGTCAACAACATCCAGGCCGCCCGGGACCAGCAGGCCCAACTCCGGAAATACCTCCAGAAAGCCTCGAAATATTTTGTTGTCCCTCCGCCCATCCCCCAGGTCAGCGGCACCAACCGGGTCACGGCCGAAATGTTCACGCCGGAACTGTGGCGGACGCTGGATCAGTTGCGCCGCGCAGCCGCATCCACCGGCGTCCAGTTGCCGCCGGACTACAGCTTCTCCTTCGAAGCCCAGAAAAACCTGATGCGATTTGCGCCCGGCAGCCTCGACCGTCTGGCCGTCCAGCTTGGTGAAATCAAGGCCATCTGCGACATCCTGTTCGCCGCCAAGATCAACAGCCTCGACAACATCCGGCGCGAACGTATCTCCACGGACGATTACAAAGGACCGCCCAGCGACTATCACGACCAAAAATCCGTCACCAATGAGCTGGCCGTCCTGACCCCTTACCAGGTCACCATCCGGTGTTTCAGCCCCGAGTTGGCAGCCGTGCTGAACGGGTTCCACAGCTCCCCCTACTGCATCTTGGTCAAGGCCATGGACGTGGAACCCGCCACCTTGGGAATCCTGCCCGGTCCCACAGAACCCGGGCTGGAAGACTATTATCGGCGCCGGTACGGACTCCCGCCCACGGGTGGTTTGCCCGAGGCCGAGATTCCCCCGACCGCGCCCGCCTTTCCACGTTACGCGCCTCCGGGCGGCGGCAGCGACCCCGCTACGGTCTACGCCCAGCGGTACGGCATCCGGCCCGGCGGCGGCCCGGCCGTCAACCGGTACGCACCGGAACTCGGGGGCGGTCAGCCCGGCCGCGGCGGCATCCCTTACCGACCTTTAACACCCGGCGCCCCCGGTGCGCAGCCGGGTTACATGCCGCCCGCCTATCCCCCGCCCGGCTATGCCGCTCCGGGCTTCGGTATGCCCGGTGCCCCGGGCGCTGCGGGCACACCCGGAGCCACACGCGGCGGACTCCAAACCGTCCTGGATGAAAAACCCCTGCGGGTGACCCTGTTGCTCCACGTGGTCAAACTCCTGCCCGAGGAGAACCGACGCTGA
- the pilM gene encoding type IV pilus assembly protein PilM, translated as MASARSFLAVDFGAGTLKLAEFEPSESGGLRLKQYGFRPLGLQGSQESTREQVSLKALQEILAEKQIKARDLNVCAPGFHVFSKFVKLPPVDTGKVSQIIQYEAQQNVPFPLQEVVWDYQILGTTPAGELEVLLVAIKSEIVEGLFRLAETAGLNLLLTDVSPAALCNAFRYNYADVEECCMLLDIGAKTSNLLFFEKGKVFARSINLGANAITQDFAQEAKLRWEQAEKIKIAEGFVSLGGAYEEPENPHQAAIAKIARQFMTRLHIQVNQTIQFYRGQQGGSAPQRLYLAGGASIMPYTAQFFAEKLNIPVEYFNPLRSVEIDPAINLEELAKVAHAMGELVGLGLRNVAQCPVELNLMPPSTLRWQAFNQKKPYFIASAYSLVVIVAAVGFLFSRLATVMEEDLKTVSNDVQPLQAREQQFKRAHTELRRLQQNAEQLTTWMEQRYYWADLLMELRRILIRVEDATKQRLGADAGVWVERFITANLSARQTGWTELGPDAQPGVDQPQQQQQGPAGWDPEIRAIYEKRYGIKFPGGPATPANPEAPPATAEPENPEAPGGMPGVADTTATTTQTGDTNLIATVTLQCRAVDLSRVSPSANTELAIAVLRELQQSPMVSSEGTQFEGTIQPDEQTGTYTFGITLKLRKPIRIY; from the coding sequence ATGGCAAGCGCACGGTCATTCTTGGCGGTGGATTTTGGGGCGGGGACCCTGAAGCTGGCGGAATTTGAGCCCAGCGAGTCCGGGGGGCTGCGACTCAAGCAGTACGGGTTCCGCCCGCTGGGCCTTCAGGGCTCCCAGGAATCCACCCGCGAGCAGGTCTCCCTCAAGGCGCTTCAGGAAATCCTCGCCGAAAAGCAGATCAAAGCCAGGGACCTCAACGTCTGCGCGCCCGGCTTCCACGTCTTCTCCAAATTCGTGAAGCTGCCCCCGGTGGACACCGGCAAGGTCTCCCAAATCATTCAATACGAGGCCCAGCAGAACGTGCCCTTCCCCCTGCAGGAGGTCGTGTGGGATTACCAGATCCTGGGCACCACGCCCGCGGGTGAACTGGAGGTTCTGCTGGTGGCCATCAAGTCGGAAATCGTGGAGGGCCTGTTCCGCCTGGCCGAGACCGCGGGGCTGAACCTCTTGCTCACCGATGTGTCCCCCGCCGCCCTTTGCAACGCCTTCCGGTACAACTACGCCGACGTCGAGGAATGCTGCATGCTCCTGGACATTGGCGCCAAGACCAGCAACCTCCTCTTTTTCGAGAAGGGCAAGGTTTTCGCCCGCAGCATCAACCTCGGCGCCAACGCCATCACCCAGGATTTCGCCCAGGAAGCCAAGCTGCGGTGGGAACAGGCCGAAAAGATCAAGATTGCCGAGGGGTTCGTCAGTCTCGGCGGCGCCTACGAAGAGCCGGAAAACCCCCACCAGGCGGCCATCGCCAAGATCGCCCGCCAGTTCATGACCCGGCTCCACATCCAGGTCAATCAAACCATCCAGTTTTACCGCGGCCAACAGGGAGGGTCAGCCCCGCAACGACTTTATCTCGCCGGCGGCGCCTCCATCATGCCTTATACGGCGCAGTTCTTTGCCGAAAAACTCAACATCCCGGTCGAGTACTTCAACCCGCTGCGGTCGGTGGAGATTGATCCGGCCATCAACTTGGAGGAGCTGGCCAAGGTGGCCCATGCCATGGGCGAGCTGGTCGGTTTGGGACTCCGCAACGTGGCCCAGTGCCCCGTGGAGTTGAACCTGATGCCGCCCAGCACGTTGCGCTGGCAGGCTTTCAACCAAAAGAAACCCTACTTCATCGCCTCGGCCTACAGTTTGGTGGTCATCGTGGCAGCGGTGGGGTTCCTGTTCTCCCGCCTGGCCACCGTGATGGAGGAGGACCTCAAAACTGTCAGCAACGACGTCCAGCCGTTGCAGGCCCGGGAACAACAGTTCAAACGCGCCCACACGGAGCTGCGCCGGCTCCAGCAAAACGCCGAGCAGCTCACCACTTGGATGGAACAGCGGTATTACTGGGCCGATCTGTTGATGGAGCTGCGGCGGATCCTGATCCGGGTCGAGGACGCCACCAAGCAGCGCTTGGGTGCAGACGCGGGCGTCTGGGTGGAACGGTTCATCACCGCCAACCTCAGCGCCCGCCAGACCGGTTGGACGGAACTGGGCCCGGATGCACAGCCCGGTGTGGACCAGCCCCAGCAGCAACAGCAGGGCCCCGCCGGCTGGGACCCCGAAATCCGCGCCATTTACGAAAAACGGTATGGCATCAAGTTCCCGGGCGGGCCGGCAACCCCGGCCAATCCGGAGGCCCCACCTGCGACGGCCGAACCTGAAAACCCGGAGGCGCCGGGCGGTATGCCCGGAGTTGCCGACACCACCGCTACCACCACCCAAACCGGGGACACCAACCTGATCGCCACGGTCACCCTGCAATGCCGTGCCGTGGACCTTTCCCGGGTCTCACCCTCGGCCAACACCGAACTGGCCATCGCGGTGCTGCGTGAATTGCAGCAAAGCCCCATGGTCAGCTCCGAAGGCACACAGTTCGAAGGAACCATCCAGCCGGATGAACAAACCGGAACCTACACCTTCGGCATCACATTGAAGCTTCGCAAACCCATCCGCATCTACTAG
- a CDS encoding Hsp20/alpha crystallin family protein: protein MATMKSSAHVPGRPVVSRREPSEQAQWQPNTDLYTTEDGLVVKVELAGMSSENLEILVEGNRLCIRGHRPDSCRAARCNFLVMEISYGWFERVLELPECYDLSRARAVYVNGFLRIDVPLARESVPGRKRLTVEPAPNGK, encoded by the coding sequence ATGGCCACGATGAAATCCTCCGCACACGTGCCGGGTCGGCCTGTCGTCAGCCGGCGCGAACCTTCCGAACAGGCCCAATGGCAGCCCAATACCGACCTCTACACCACTGAGGACGGCCTGGTGGTCAAGGTGGAGCTGGCGGGCATGTCCAGTGAGAACCTGGAGATCCTTGTGGAGGGGAACCGACTCTGCATTCGGGGGCACCGGCCGGACAGTTGCCGCGCCGCGCGGTGCAATTTTCTGGTGATGGAGATCAGCTATGGATGGTTCGAGCGGGTGCTGGAGCTGCCGGAATGTTACGACCTGAGCCGGGCGCGGGCGGTGTATGTAAACGGGTTTTTGCGGATTGACGTGCCCCTGGCGCGGGAGTCTGTGCCGGGACGGAAGCGCCTCACCGTGGAGCCCGCGCCGAACGGCAAATAA
- a CDS encoding 5'-3' exonuclease H3TH domain-containing protein → MTDWRTNHAAQPRLLLVDGHAYAYRSWHAIRDLHAPDGRPTNAIYGFIQSFEKLCQKLQPTHAAVLWDGGLAAERLDALPEYKAQRPEMPEGLRAQLDPIVEWLRARGIATGCRPGVEADDWIASLARRARSQGWQVVIASSDKDFMQLVEPGLGLVQPHDSTGRVWTDEDVRQKTGVEPRQIVDWLSLVGDASDNIPGVPGVGPKTAAQLLNRFGSVETLLQRLPEVRPERIRKALEESAELIRRNQELIRLRTDLDPGFDPDQLVLGKPDFEALKALYRQWGFRTLLSRLEAAELRSGTTDQPDLFAGATTSAGHGLPEHGERLDKAVHHC, encoded by the coding sequence GTGACGGATTGGCGAACAAACCACGCCGCCCAACCGCGGCTGCTGTTGGTGGACGGTCACGCCTACGCGTACCGGTCCTGGCACGCCATCCGTGATCTGCATGCACCCGACGGCCGGCCCACCAACGCCATCTACGGGTTTATCCAGAGCTTCGAAAAACTTTGCCAGAAGCTCCAGCCCACCCACGCCGCCGTGCTCTGGGACGGAGGACTCGCCGCAGAACGGTTGGATGCCCTGCCGGAGTACAAGGCCCAGCGACCCGAAATGCCGGAAGGTCTCCGAGCCCAGCTCGATCCCATCGTGGAGTGGCTGCGTGCCCGGGGCATCGCCACCGGCTGCCGCCCCGGCGTGGAAGCCGATGATTGGATCGCTTCCCTCGCGCGCCGCGCCCGCAGTCAGGGATGGCAGGTCGTCATCGCAAGTTCCGACAAGGACTTCATGCAACTGGTGGAGCCCGGCCTGGGACTTGTCCAACCCCACGACTCCACCGGCCGTGTCTGGACCGATGAGGACGTCCGACAGAAAACCGGTGTCGAACCCCGGCAGATTGTGGATTGGTTGAGCCTCGTCGGCGACGCCTCCGACAACATCCCGGGCGTGCCCGGCGTCGGCCCCAAAACCGCCGCTCAACTCTTGAACCGGTTCGGCTCGGTGGAAACCCTCCTCCAGCGCCTGCCGGAAGTCCGGCCGGAACGCATCCGCAAAGCCCTGGAAGAGTCCGCAGAGTTGATCCGCCGCAACCAGGAACTGATCCGGTTACGGACGGACCTGGACCCCGGGTTCGATCCCGACCAGTTGGTCCTGGGCAAACCGGATTTCGAAGCACTCAAGGCGTTGTACCGGCAGTGGGGATTCCGAACCTTGTTGTCCAGGCTGGAGGCCGCGGAGCTACGGTCCGGGACGACGGATCAACCGGACCTGTTCGCGGGCGCAACCACATCCGCGGGACACGGGTTGCCGGAACACGGGGAAAGGTTGGACAAAGCCGTACACCATTGTTAA